One Janthinobacterium sp. TB1-E2 genomic region harbors:
- a CDS encoding NADH:flavin oxidoreductase/NADH oxidase translates to MSALFQPYTLKDITLRNRIAVPPMCQYMAVDGQANDWHLSHYAGMARGGAGLVIVEATAVAPEGRITPGCTGIWNDDLAQAFVPVVKAIKAAGSVPGIQIAHAGRKASANRPWEGDDHIPEGDARGWQTIAPSAIAFGGGLPKVPRAMDLDDIARVKQNFVDAAVRAREVGFEWLELHFAHGYLAQSFFSAHSNQRDDIYGGSLENRSRFLLETLKAVREVWPEHLPLTIRFGVLEFDGRDEQTLLESIGLVRQFKDAGMDMISVSMGFTIPDVSIPWGPAFMGPIAERVRREAGVPVSSAWGFGTPAIAERVVKDEQLDVVMVGKAHLANPHWAYFAAKELGVERASWTLPAPYAHWLERY, encoded by the coding sequence ATGTCCGCCCTCTTCCAGCCCTACACCCTCAAAGACATCACCCTGCGCAACCGCATCGCCGTGCCGCCCATGTGCCAGTACATGGCCGTCGATGGCCAGGCCAACGACTGGCATCTGTCGCACTACGCGGGCATGGCCCGTGGCGGCGCCGGCCTGGTGATCGTCGAAGCGACGGCCGTGGCTCCGGAAGGCCGCATCACGCCCGGCTGCACCGGCATCTGGAACGATGACCTGGCGCAAGCCTTCGTGCCTGTCGTGAAAGCCATCAAGGCGGCCGGCTCCGTGCCCGGCATCCAGATCGCCCACGCGGGCCGCAAGGCCAGCGCCAACCGCCCATGGGAAGGCGACGACCACATTCCTGAAGGCGACGCGCGCGGCTGGCAAACCATCGCCCCGTCCGCCATCGCCTTTGGCGGCGGCCTGCCGAAAGTGCCGCGCGCCATGGACCTCGACGATATCGCCCGCGTGAAACAGAACTTCGTCGACGCGGCCGTGCGCGCCCGCGAAGTGGGCTTTGAATGGCTGGAACTGCACTTCGCCCACGGCTACCTGGCGCAAAGCTTCTTTTCCGCCCACTCGAACCAGCGCGACGATATCTATGGCGGCAGCCTGGAAAACCGCAGCCGCTTCCTGCTGGAAACATTGAAAGCCGTGCGCGAAGTGTGGCCCGAACACCTGCCGTTGACGATCCGCTTCGGCGTGCTGGAATTTGACGGCCGCGACGAGCAAACCCTGCTCGAATCGATCGGCCTCGTGCGCCAGTTCAAGGACGCGGGCATGGACATGATCAGTGTCAGCATGGGCTTCACCATTCCCGACGTGTCGATTCCATGGGGCCCGGCCTTCATGGGCCCGATTGCCGAACGCGTGCGCCGCGAAGCGGGCGTGCCCGTCTCGTCCGCCTGGGGCTTCGGCACGCCGGCGATTGCCGAGCGCGTCGTCAAGGACGAGCAGCTCGACGTGGTGATGGTGGGCAAGGCGCACCTGGCCAATCCGCACTGGGCATACTTTGCCGCCAAGGAACTCGGCGTGGAACGCGCCTCGTGGACCCTGCCGGCGCCGTACGCGCACTGGCTCGAGCGCTATTGA
- a CDS encoding YigZ family protein, translating to MPFTIATHVHSELIIKKSRFIGCVQPMTDRASAQQVVNDLKAQHPGACHVCWALLAGGQSAAVDDGEPSGTAGRPMLDVLRHQDLEGVLATVVRYFGGIKLGAGGLVRAYTDSVAQALLQAEKTAIVRQRTLRCTVPYAMEGMLRRELDGAGAALLNVEHGEHVLFDFSLPETAATALLAHLHEAGNGRIAWLKVEAEEEE from the coding sequence ATGCCGTTTACCATTGCCACCCACGTCCACAGCGAACTGATCATCAAGAAAAGCCGTTTCATCGGTTGCGTGCAGCCGATGACGGACCGCGCCAGCGCGCAGCAGGTGGTCAATGACTTGAAGGCGCAGCATCCTGGCGCCTGCCATGTGTGCTGGGCGCTGCTGGCGGGCGGGCAGTCGGCGGCCGTCGACGATGGCGAACCGAGCGGCACGGCCGGGCGGCCCATGCTCGACGTGCTGCGCCACCAGGACCTGGAAGGCGTGCTGGCGACGGTCGTGCGCTATTTTGGCGGGATCAAGCTGGGCGCGGGCGGCCTCGTGCGCGCCTACACGGACAGCGTAGCGCAAGCGTTGTTGCAAGCGGAAAAGACGGCCATCGTGCGCCAGCGAACCCTGCGCTGTACGGTGCCGTATGCGATGGAAGGCATGCTGCGCCGCGAACTCGATGGCGCCGGCGCCGCCTTGCTGAACGTGGAACACGGCGAGCACGTGCTGTTCGACTTCAGCCTGCCTGAAACGGCGGCCACCGCCCTGCTCGCGCATCTGCATGAGGCGGGCAATGGACGGATAGCCTGGCTGAAAGTGGAAGCCGAAGAGGAAGAATAA
- a CDS encoding L-cystine transporter, whose product MAINIILNLLVALLVFAFMFHQQRKHATFTVRVFTGLGLGVLLGAAVQWLYGAGSPIIAGTNEYMDIVGSGYVKLLQMIIMPLIMVSIISAILKLKDASSLGKISALTIGTLLITTTIAAALGILMAKLFGLTAVGLTSSAAEVARGMQLQGSLETAKALSLPKLLVSFVPTNPFLDMTGARKTSTIAVVVFSIFIGISATGIAAKKPEIFASFENFMKVAHAIVMRMVTLVLRLTPYGVFALMFEVVASSSYTDILKLINFVVASYSALILMFLVHLAIIAGVGLNPLRFVKKVFPVLAFAFTSRTSAGSIPMSVQTQTQRLGTPEGIANFAASFGSTIGQNGCAGIYPAMLAVMIAPTVGVDPFTVSFLLPLLAIITIGSVGVAGVGGGATFAALIVLSAMDLPVALAGLLISVEPLIDMGRTALNVSGSITAGTVTSRVMGQTDLAVYNSDDAPDLDEAEHAA is encoded by the coding sequence ATGGCAATTAACATCATCCTGAACCTGCTCGTTGCGTTGCTCGTCTTCGCTTTCATGTTCCACCAGCAACGCAAACACGCGACGTTTACCGTGCGCGTCTTCACGGGCCTGGGCCTGGGCGTGCTGCTCGGCGCGGCCGTGCAGTGGCTGTACGGCGCCGGCTCGCCCATCATCGCCGGCACCAATGAATACATGGACATCGTCGGCAGCGGCTACGTCAAACTGCTGCAGATGATCATCATGCCGCTGATCATGGTGTCCATCATTTCCGCCATCCTGAAACTCAAGGACGCGAGCTCGCTGGGCAAGATCAGCGCGCTGACCATCGGCACCCTGCTCATCACCACGACCATCGCCGCCGCGCTGGGCATCCTGATGGCCAAGCTGTTCGGCCTGACGGCTGTCGGCCTGACGTCGAGCGCCGCCGAAGTGGCGCGGGGCATGCAGCTGCAAGGCTCGCTGGAAACGGCGAAAGCCCTGTCCCTGCCGAAACTGCTGGTCAGCTTCGTGCCGACCAACCCCTTCCTCGACATGACGGGCGCGCGCAAGACGTCGACCATCGCCGTGGTCGTGTTCTCGATCTTCATCGGCATTTCGGCCACGGGCATCGCAGCGAAAAAGCCGGAGATTTTCGCCTCGTTCGAGAACTTCATGAAAGTGGCGCACGCCATCGTCATGCGCATGGTCACCCTGGTGCTGCGTCTGACGCCGTACGGCGTGTTCGCGCTGATGTTTGAAGTGGTCGCTTCGTCGAGCTACACGGACATCTTGAAACTGATCAACTTCGTCGTCGCCTCGTACAGCGCGCTGATATTGATGTTCCTCGTGCACCTGGCCATCATCGCCGGCGTGGGCCTGAACCCGCTGCGCTTCGTGAAAAAAGTCTTCCCCGTGCTGGCATTCGCGTTCACGTCACGCACCAGCGCAGGCTCGATTCCAATGAGCGTGCAGACGCAAACCCAGCGCCTGGGCACGCCGGAAGGCATCGCCAACTTCGCCGCCTCGTTCGGCTCGACCATCGGCCAGAACGGCTGCGCCGGCATCTATCCCGCCATGCTGGCTGTCATGATCGCCCCGACAGTCGGCGTCGATCCCTTCACGGTCAGCTTCCTGCTGCCCTTGCTGGCCATCATCACCATCGGTTCCGTCGGCGTGGCCGGCGTGGGCGGCGGCGCCACGTTTGCCGCGCTGATCGTGCTGTCGGCGATGGACTTGCCCGTCGCGCTGGCCGGCTTGCTGATCTCGGTCGAACCGCTGATCGACATGGGCCGCACGGCTCTGAACGTGAGCGGCTCGATCACGGCCGGCACCGTCACCAGCCGGGTCATGGGACAGACCGACCTGGCCGTCTACAACAGCGACGATGCGCCGGACTTGGACGAAGCGGAACACGCCGCCTAA
- a CDS encoding MarR family winged helix-turn-helix transcriptional regulator, producing the protein MPTTEDLPIPERALALSDELRTAFKRLLRSMQREGGELEGSVSMMQYMLLALIHEQPGIGVAALARLQNVRGPTVSAQVKSLEEAGLVERGAPDPQDRRRSGLQVSAQGLAILETLRARRRDVLAQRIARLTPQQIDALEAAMQPLLEIGQA; encoded by the coding sequence ATGCCCACTACCGAAGACCTTCCCATCCCCGAACGCGCGCTGGCGCTGTCCGATGAATTGCGCACGGCGTTCAAGCGTTTGCTGCGCTCCATGCAACGCGAAGGGGGCGAGCTGGAAGGCAGCGTGTCGATGATGCAATACATGCTGCTGGCCCTGATCCACGAGCAGCCCGGCATCGGCGTGGCCGCGCTGGCGCGCCTGCAGAATGTGCGCGGGCCGACCGTCAGCGCGCAGGTCAAGTCGCTCGAAGAGGCGGGGCTGGTCGAGCGCGGCGCGCCCGATCCGCAAGACCGGCGCCGCTCGGGGCTGCAGGTGTCCGCGCAAGGCCTGGCCATCCTCGAAACCCTGCGTGCGCGCCGCCGCGATGTGCTGGCGCAGCGCATTGCCCGTCTGACGCCGCAGCAGATCGATGCACTGGAAGCGGCCATGCAGCCGCTGCTTGAGATCGGACAAGCATGA
- a CDS encoding AraC family transcriptional regulator, translating into MLSPSLPLRAMRITQRQERVTAAHRHASGQLFGAMRGLLSVAADSGQWVVPASHCVWMPPHHVHGLRSHGPFAGWSVYVDEASCASLPAAPCVMRVSGLLREAVGRASAWDDGALDARQERIAGVILDEIAAAPHEPFGLPLPTDPRLLRVARAILDDLADERGVEALAAWAGVSPRTLARRFTLETGFTPSAWRQRARILRALELLAAGQPVTAIALDLGYDNVSAFIAMFKRVMGVTPGRYGEGLE; encoded by the coding sequence ATCTTGTCGCCATCACTGCCGCTGCGCGCCATGCGCATTACCCAGCGGCAGGAAAGGGTGACGGCGGCGCACCGCCACGCCAGCGGCCAGTTGTTCGGCGCCATGCGAGGCCTGCTTTCCGTTGCCGCCGACAGCGGGCAGTGGGTAGTGCCGGCCAGCCACTGCGTGTGGATGCCGCCCCATCACGTCCATGGCCTGCGTTCGCATGGCCCGTTTGCGGGCTGGAGCGTGTATGTGGACGAAGCCAGTTGCGCCAGCTTGCCCGCCGCGCCGTGCGTGATGCGCGTCTCGGGCTTGCTGCGCGAAGCGGTGGGCCGCGCCAGCGCCTGGGACGATGGCGCGCTGGATGCGCGGCAGGAACGGATCGCAGGCGTGATCCTCGACGAAATCGCCGCCGCGCCGCACGAGCCCTTCGGCTTGCCCCTGCCCACGGACCCGCGCCTGCTGCGCGTGGCGCGCGCCATCCTCGATGACCTGGCCGACGAGCGGGGCGTGGAAGCGCTGGCCGCCTGGGCCGGCGTGTCGCCGCGCACCCTGGCCCGCCGTTTCACGCTCGAGACCGGCTTTACGCCATCCGCCTGGCGCCAACGCGCCCGCATCCTGCGCGCCCTGGAGCTATTGGCCGCCGGCCAGCCCGTCACGGCAATTGCGCTGGACCTGGGCTACGACAACGTCAGCGCCTTCATCGCCATGTTCAAGCGGGTAATGGGCGTGACTCCGGGGAGGTATGGGGAGGGGCTGGAATAG
- a CDS encoding NAD(P)H-hydrate dehydratase has product MDTTDITPTLLRSWPLPMPQPDGDKEVRGHLLIVAGSAEMPGAIVLAATAALRAGAGKLTLATGASVAAQVAIAMPEARVIGLDETAQGGFRHEAQHQLAPLAGKVDAVLVGPGMCDTAASCELMRHLLPLFANSRLILDACAMQVVRKPAHFRFDQPVLLTPHAGELAQLMGLSKDAVLADPHACATDAARRWNAIVALKGALTVIAMPDGTTWTHAGGNIGLAISGSGDTLAGIITGLAARGAPLEQACAWGIALHALAGEQLALRFGILGYLAREIPAEIPALLRNLAA; this is encoded by the coding sequence ATGGACACCACCGACATCACGCCTACCCTGCTGCGCTCCTGGCCCCTGCCCATGCCGCAGCCCGACGGCGACAAGGAAGTGCGCGGCCATCTGCTGATCGTCGCCGGCTCGGCCGAGATGCCGGGCGCCATCGTGCTGGCCGCTACGGCAGCGCTGCGCGCGGGTGCAGGCAAGCTGACCCTGGCGACGGGTGCATCGGTGGCGGCGCAGGTAGCCATCGCCATGCCTGAGGCGCGGGTCATCGGCCTGGACGAAACGGCGCAAGGCGGCTTCCGGCATGAGGCGCAACACCAGCTGGCGCCGCTGGCCGGCAAGGTCGATGCCGTGCTCGTCGGGCCAGGCATGTGCGACACGGCCGCCAGCTGCGAGCTGATGCGACATTTGCTGCCCCTGTTTGCGAATAGCCGTCTGATCCTTGACGCCTGCGCCATGCAGGTCGTGCGCAAGCCCGCGCACTTCCGCTTCGACCAGCCCGTGCTGCTGACGCCGCACGCGGGCGAGCTGGCCCAGCTGATGGGCCTGTCAAAGGACGCCGTGCTGGCCGACCCGCATGCCTGCGCCACGGACGCGGCGCGGCGCTGGAACGCCATCGTCGCCCTGAAAGGCGCGCTGACCGTCATCGCCATGCCCGATGGCACGACCTGGACGCATGCGGGCGGCAATATCGGCCTGGCCATTTCCGGCTCCGGCGACACCTTGGCCGGCATCATCACGGGCCTGGCGGCGCGAGGCGCGCCGCTGGAGCAGGCGTGCGCCTGGGGCATCGCCCTGCATGCGCTGGCGGGCGAACAGCTGGCCCTGCGCTTCGGCATCCTCGGCTACCTGGCGCGCGAAATCCCGGCCGAGATTCCAGCGCTGCTGCGCAATCTGGCGGCATAA
- a CDS encoding VRR-NUC domain-containing protein — protein sequence MSGPYPTGEMSLNGTTTPVHINFAEVNGKDKDVLCMAVCECKAVPEIGKKGQSLRQVCVSKMMSKRDALAGYQSEHKAEVNYDMTKYPPVPIMDFNTKTMAHRWAPGWIKKNWDADPTHPLWLPGEGYVRRPDVVIVKDPTKPPTHDNIKQVVEIKFDGDPWGSLQAESYEIISGEDKLALLTPTMCSCDDPDRKKRTEDLKAEELKDELKGMLDIIANKGGRGGRRPRLPKKLPNLKD from the coding sequence ATGAGTGGCCCTTACCCTACAGGAGAAATGTCGCTCAATGGAACTACAACACCTGTTCATATCAATTTCGCCGAGGTAAACGGAAAAGACAAAGACGTACTGTGTATGGCTGTTTGCGAGTGTAAGGCTGTGCCAGAAATTGGTAAGAAAGGGCAAAGCCTGCGGCAAGTGTGCGTATCAAAAATGATGAGCAAACGCGACGCCTTGGCGGGTTATCAGAGCGAGCACAAGGCTGAAGTCAACTACGATATGACCAAGTACCCGCCAGTGCCGATCATGGATTTCAATACAAAAACGATGGCCCACCGTTGGGCGCCCGGCTGGATTAAGAAGAACTGGGACGCCGACCCTACGCATCCGCTATGGTTGCCGGGCGAAGGTTATGTGCGCCGCCCGGATGTTGTTATCGTCAAAGACCCTACAAAGCCGCCAACACACGACAATATCAAACAGGTAGTCGAGATCAAGTTCGATGGTGACCCTTGGGGCAGCCTTCAAGCAGAAAGCTATGAAATAATATCTGGCGAAGACAAGTTGGCATTGCTGACGCCGACAATGTGTAGCTGTGACGATCCAGACCGCAAGAAGCGTACAGAGGATTTGAAGGCGGAAGAACTGAAGGACGAGTTGAAGGGAATGCTTGACATCATCGCCAATAAGGGCGGGCGTGGTGGAAGACGTCCTAGGCTACCCAAGAAACTTCCGAATCTAAAGGACTAA
- a CDS encoding nuclear transport factor 2 family protein has product MNALTEVQVLDAEERLRLAMMASDVAGLNALLADDLLFTNHLGHLLSKHADLAAHEQRLLAITDLRASERHVRINGNVAVVSVRMQLTGTYHDVETHGDFRFTRVWAQDAAGALQVIAAHSGVVA; this is encoded by the coding sequence ATGAATGCATTAACTGAAGTACAAGTGCTCGATGCGGAAGAGCGCTTGCGCCTGGCCATGATGGCCTCCGACGTGGCCGGGCTGAACGCCTTGCTGGCCGACGACTTGTTGTTTACGAATCACCTGGGCCATTTGCTGAGCAAGCATGCGGACCTGGCCGCGCACGAGCAGCGCCTGCTGGCCATCACCGACTTGCGCGCGTCCGAGCGCCATGTGCGCATCAACGGCAACGTGGCCGTCGTTTCCGTGCGCATGCAGCTGACGGGCACCTATCACGACGTGGAAACGCATGGCGACTTCCGTTTTACGCGCGTCTGGGCGCAGGACGCGGCCGGCGCGCTGCAAGTGATCGCCGCCCATTCCGGCGTCGTGGCTTGA
- a CDS encoding PAAR domain-containing protein, translating into MGQLIIVLGDKTDHGGIVITAGSTTDTMGFPWARQGDMVSCPRCKGVFPIAQGDPNFISDGAPVAYDGCKVACGATLIGGKQGITTTVPSGGAAPGTGGGLDDRFGLISGTMAAAYEDEPVDSEGQRFKGRFQVLDRITGEPVAATSVRVRSTDGQYLTGQTDSEGFTQWIERDASEALAFDLMESGA; encoded by the coding sequence ATGGGGCAGCTTATCATCGTATTAGGCGACAAAACAGACCATGGCGGGATAGTGATTACAGCAGGGTCTACGACGGACACTATGGGGTTTCCGTGGGCGCGTCAGGGTGATATGGTGAGTTGTCCGCGTTGTAAAGGCGTGTTTCCAATTGCGCAAGGCGATCCCAACTTCATTTCTGATGGTGCTCCTGTCGCCTACGACGGCTGCAAGGTCGCGTGTGGGGCAACCCTCATCGGTGGCAAGCAGGGCATAACAACGACTGTTCCTAGTGGCGGAGCCGCCCCCGGTACTGGAGGTGGACTTGATGATCGGTTTGGGCTGATTAGCGGTACGATGGCTGCGGCCTACGAAGACGAACCTGTAGACTCGGAGGGGCAGAGGTTCAAGGGCCGCTTCCAAGTGCTTGACCGTATCACTGGCGAACCTGTTGCAGCTACTAGCGTGCGTGTACGATCAACGGACGGCCAGTACCTTACCGGGCAGACTGACAGCGAGGGATTCACTCAATGGATCGAGCGTGATGCCTCCGAAGCGCTTGCGTTTGACCTTATGGAGTCAGGCGCATGA
- a CDS encoding type VI immunity family protein yields the protein MDELSKIDRIKLLKENQERMAIPGGQFMERAKKGYVGAIPALTGTLFFKDAHTPAARAAICACFDEYEAIAGQYLTWLWREEPKDGKDRLPYRDAQPMAELMKQLTEASAVSFGYTSGEQNVDAGEWEFQVAGRGDWQAKMGTWGLSVVRFSMPHLYAEEHPLAFQAMFVKFADLLKAVHGYGGNGLVLSLVRAYDNEPTEAITSEEYYDYDIGSPIKAMKGAGTGIKTVSWLTAINNELLEKAGGISAARSELPMDWFALYPYSEGIVIQAGPYAAPASVDDDPQPASYVLPNMLLKEVRSTNMGSFHGASAFGEPRIRGAAAARWMARFDVPPEELLSFKAKLLDEPKLSKETTLPGRL from the coding sequence ATGGATGAACTTTCAAAAATCGACAGGATTAAGCTCCTGAAAGAGAATCAGGAAAGGATGGCGATTCCCGGTGGCCAATTCATGGAACGTGCGAAGAAAGGCTACGTGGGGGCGATTCCCGCCTTGACAGGTACGTTGTTCTTCAAAGACGCCCATACGCCTGCTGCACGGGCTGCAATTTGTGCATGCTTCGACGAGTACGAAGCCATAGCAGGGCAATATCTTACTTGGCTCTGGCGTGAAGAGCCTAAAGATGGCAAGGATCGTCTGCCCTACCGTGACGCCCAGCCTATGGCTGAGTTGATGAAGCAGCTAACGGAGGCTAGTGCCGTAAGCTTCGGGTACACGAGTGGGGAGCAGAATGTAGACGCGGGTGAATGGGAATTTCAAGTCGCTGGCAGGGGTGACTGGCAGGCTAAGATGGGTACTTGGGGGCTGTCTGTCGTACGCTTTTCCATGCCCCATTTGTACGCGGAAGAACACCCGCTGGCCTTTCAGGCGATGTTTGTCAAGTTCGCCGACTTGTTGAAAGCCGTGCATGGGTATGGCGGCAATGGGCTGGTGCTGTCGTTGGTGCGTGCCTACGACAACGAGCCTACTGAAGCGATCACCTCAGAAGAATACTATGACTACGACATTGGCAGTCCTATCAAGGCAATGAAGGGTGCCGGGACTGGGATTAAAACAGTGTCATGGCTGACCGCGATCAATAACGAATTGCTTGAAAAGGCCGGCGGTATTTCGGCGGCGCGCTCGGAGTTGCCGATGGACTGGTTTGCCCTGTACCCGTACAGCGAAGGCATAGTCATTCAGGCTGGGCCTTACGCGGCACCTGCGTCAGTAGATGATGATCCACAGCCAGCATCCTATGTGTTGCCGAACATGCTGCTGAAGGAAGTAAGAAGCACCAACATGGGAAGTTTTCACGGCGCATCTGCGTTTGGTGAGCCGCGTATCCGTGGCGCTGCTGCCGCTCGCTGGATGGCTCGCTTTGATGTGCCGCCTGAGGAACTGCTTAGTTTCAAAGCCAAGCTGTTGGACGAACCTAAGCTAAGCAAGGAGACGACGTTGCCAGGGCGACTTTAA
- a CDS encoding MDR family MFS transporter encodes MSRHDQATGAEKGAAKPVTEREVRAIYLGLMAVLGLGALDQSIVATALPRIVDDLGGMAHLSWVVTAYVLASTATMPLYGKLADQYGRRPMIITALLTFLLGSVLCGLAQNMTELIIFRAIQGLGAGGFMPLAQIIIGDIVPPAERGKRQGMVPIVYAVTSVLGPVLGGVITDALSWHWIFYVNLPIGVAAFVIIARAMRKPARTHAHKIDYLGSALLTGAITAALLVLALGGTEWPWDGLAIKVCGGIAVLLGIWLAVHVGQVDEPVLPPDLFENRTFNIASLVMAVTFMGLMGASVFFPLFFQLVMGTSPAESGVMTVPMMVGLVASSIFNGRVLSRSGKYKMVQVAGLAVALLAFAVLAWGMETSRGYWIIEPAIFFLGTGLGLVMPNMTIAVQNALPLARRGVGTAMLAFFRSLGGLLGVTASGAILAHQLHKHGVEAVSALGAQAAAQTVDVYRHAIASVFGAGAVLLLLGLVFLLFLPELPLEGHPATVKDDQ; translated from the coding sequence ATGAGCCGCCACGATCAAGCCACAGGCGCAGAAAAAGGTGCTGCCAAACCCGTCACCGAGCGCGAAGTGCGCGCCATCTATCTGGGCCTGATGGCCGTGCTGGGACTCGGTGCGCTGGACCAGAGCATCGTCGCCACGGCCTTGCCGCGCATTGTCGATGACCTGGGCGGCATGGCCCATCTGTCGTGGGTGGTGACGGCCTACGTGCTGGCCTCGACGGCCACCATGCCCCTGTACGGAAAGCTGGCCGACCAGTACGGCCGCCGCCCCATGATCATTACGGCCCTGCTGACCTTCTTGCTCGGATCCGTGCTGTGCGGGCTGGCGCAGAACATGACGGAGCTGATCATCTTCCGTGCCATCCAGGGTCTCGGTGCGGGCGGCTTCATGCCGCTGGCGCAAATCATCATCGGCGACATCGTGCCGCCGGCCGAGCGGGGCAAGCGGCAGGGCATGGTGCCCATCGTGTATGCCGTCACCAGCGTGCTCGGTCCCGTGCTGGGCGGCGTGATCACGGATGCCTTGTCGTGGCACTGGATTTTCTATGTCAACCTGCCCATCGGCGTCGCCGCCTTTGTCATCATCGCGCGCGCCATGCGCAAACCGGCGCGCACGCATGCGCACAAGATCGACTATCTGGGCTCGGCCTTGCTGACGGGCGCCATCACGGCGGCGCTGCTGGTGCTGGCGCTGGGCGGCACCGAGTGGCCGTGGGATGGGCTGGCCATCAAGGTGTGCGGCGGCATTGCCGTGCTGCTGGGGATCTGGCTGGCGGTGCACGTGGGGCAGGTGGATGAGCCCGTGCTGCCGCCCGACCTGTTCGAAAACCGCACCTTCAATATCGCCAGCCTGGTGATGGCCGTGACCTTCATGGGCCTGATGGGCGCCAGCGTCTTCTTTCCCCTGTTCTTCCAGCTGGTGATGGGCACGAGTCCGGCGGAGTCCGGCGTGATGACGGTGCCGATGATGGTGGGGCTGGTGGCCTCGTCGATCTTCAATGGCCGGGTGCTGTCGCGCTCGGGCAAGTACAAGATGGTGCAGGTGGCGGGATTGGCCGTGGCGCTGCTGGCGTTTGCCGTGCTGGCCTGGGGCATGGAAACGTCGCGCGGCTACTGGATCATCGAGCCGGCCATCTTCTTCCTCGGCACTGGGCTGGGACTGGTGATGCCGAACATGACGATCGCCGTGCAAAATGCCTTGCCGCTGGCGCGCCGCGGCGTTGGCACGGCCATGCTGGCATTTTTCCGCTCGCTGGGCGGCTTGCTGGGCGTGACGGCGTCGGGCGCCATCCTCGCGCATCAGCTGCACAAGCACGGCGTGGAAGCCGTCTCGGCGCTGGGTGCGCAGGCGGCGGCGCAGACGGTGGACGTGTACCGCCATGCGATCGCCAGCGTGTTTGGCGCCGGCGCCGTGCTGCTGCTATTGGGACTGGTCTTCCTGCTGTTCCTGCCGGAACTGCCTCTGGAGGGGCATCCGGCAACGGTCAAGGACGATCAATAG
- a CDS encoding ArsR/SmtB family transcription factor gives MRPHKHPPASEFVLERVLYALSDSIRLDIVRHLARVDAAACGDLDGGRPKSTVSHHFKVLREAGLVYTENAGTTHMNTLRRADIESRFPGLLDAILAQPQANQP, from the coding sequence ATGCGTCCACACAAACATCCTCCCGCCAGCGAATTCGTCCTCGAAAGAGTGCTGTACGCCTTGAGCGATTCCATTCGCCTCGACATCGTGCGCCACCTGGCCAGAGTCGACGCGGCCGCTTGCGGCGATCTGGACGGCGGGCGGCCGAAATCGACCGTCTCCCACCATTTCAAGGTCTTGCGCGAAGCGGGCCTCGTCTACACGGAAAACGCGGGCACGACGCACATGAACACCCTGCGCCGCGCCGATATCGAGAGCCGTTTTCCCGGCTTGCTCGACGCCATCCTCGCGCAGCCGCAAGCGAATCAGCCTTGA
- a CDS encoding histidine phosphatase family protein, with translation MEQKWPQQIWIVRHGQSAGNVARDAAEAEKQLLIAIAERDVDVPLSELGTRQAQALGDWFATLPPEQQPTVVLYSPYVRAQQTAQAVLARIDADSLNSVVADERLREKEFGILDRLTVHGIASKYPELHEQRQHVGKFYFRPPGGESWCDVILRLRSVLDTITREYRGERVLIVGHQVIVNCFRYLLERCDEQAILAIDKAADVPNCGVTSYAFNPALGKHGKLQLDLCNFVAPLEESGTPVTAQPDMPAAPKS, from the coding sequence ATGGAACAGAAATGGCCGCAGCAAATCTGGATCGTGCGTCACGGCCAAAGTGCCGGCAACGTGGCGCGCGATGCCGCCGAAGCGGAAAAACAGTTGTTGATCGCCATCGCCGAGCGCGATGTCGACGTCCCCCTCTCCGAGCTTGGCACGCGCCAGGCGCAAGCCCTGGGCGACTGGTTCGCCACCCTTCCCCCTGAACAACAACCGACCGTCGTGCTGTATTCGCCGTACGTGCGGGCGCAGCAGACGGCGCAAGCCGTGCTGGCGCGCATCGATGCGGACAGCTTGAACTCCGTGGTGGCCGACGAGCGCCTGCGCGAAAAGGAATTCGGCATCCTCGACCGCCTGACCGTGCACGGCATCGCCAGCAAGTATCCGGAACTGCACGAGCAGCGCCAGCACGTGGGCAAGTTTTACTTCCGTCCGCCGGGCGGCGAAAGCTGGTGCGACGTCATTCTGCGCCTGCGCAGCGTGCTCGACACCATCACCCGCGAATACAGGGGAGAACGGGTGCTGATCGTCGGCCATCAGGTCATCGTCAATTGCTTCCGCTACCTGCTCGAGCGCTGCGACGAGCAAGCCATCCTGGCCATCGACAAGGCGGCCGACGTGCCCAACTGCGGCGTCACTTCCTATGCTTTCAACCCGGCTTTGGGCAAGCACGGCAAGCTGCAGCTGGACCTGTGCAACTTCGTCGCGCCACTGGAAGAATCGGGTACACCCGTCACGGCCCAGCCCGACATGCCGGCCGCGCCCAAATCCTAG